In Amycolatopsis jiangsuensis, the following proteins share a genomic window:
- a CDS encoding FAD-dependent monooxygenase, which produces MKAQHAVVVGGGIGGLAAAVGLHRIGWRVTVFERAAAFTAIGAGISLWPNAQRALAELGVTPALARQAGGRFLDRRGRRLAHWDAEAFVRHQGLPLGAIHRADLIETLRSALPPESLQTGVEVTAVAPDGVVHHGADATRADLVVAADGITSRIRQALHPHARVEYSGGAAFRGVAELPARLSTTWAPGTEIGVLPLSHSQTYWWISEARPSGVRHEDNRAYLAAKFAGWHAPVPELIAATPEILLHDTHHLATPLPSYVHGRIALLGDAAHAMPPFLGQGGCQALEDAVVLAAACAGSSAVDEALRRYDTERRPRSQRVARASLRAGAAGPLLRNPIACAARSAALRLAPATLTARTGSSINTWRAPALATDQS; this is translated from the coding sequence ATGAAAGCACAGCACGCCGTCGTGGTCGGCGGGGGTATCGGCGGACTTGCCGCGGCAGTCGGGCTGCACCGCATCGGCTGGCGGGTCACGGTGTTCGAACGGGCCGCAGCGTTCACCGCCATCGGTGCGGGGATCTCCTTGTGGCCGAACGCGCAGCGCGCGCTCGCCGAGCTGGGCGTCACCCCGGCGCTCGCCCGGCAGGCGGGCGGCCGGTTCCTCGACCGGCGAGGCCGACGCCTCGCGCACTGGGACGCCGAAGCGTTCGTGCGTCACCAGGGTTTACCGCTCGGCGCGATCCACCGTGCGGACCTCATCGAGACGTTGCGCTCGGCGTTGCCCCCGGAAAGCCTGCAGACCGGCGTCGAGGTCACCGCCGTGGCCCCGGACGGTGTTGTCCACCACGGCGCGGATGCCACGCGAGCCGACCTGGTCGTGGCCGCGGACGGCATCACCAGCCGCATCCGGCAGGCACTTCATCCGCACGCCCGGGTCGAATACAGCGGCGGCGCGGCGTTCCGCGGGGTCGCGGAACTGCCCGCCCGGCTGAGCACCACCTGGGCGCCGGGCACGGAAATCGGAGTGCTTCCCCTGTCGCACAGCCAGACCTACTGGTGGATTTCCGAAGCGCGTCCGTCCGGGGTCCGGCACGAGGACAACCGGGCCTACCTGGCCGCGAAGTTCGCCGGCTGGCACGCCCCGGTTCCGGAACTCATCGCCGCCACGCCGGAAATCCTGCTCCACGACACCCACCATCTGGCGACCCCGCTGCCGAGCTACGTGCACGGCCGGATCGCGTTGCTCGGCGACGCCGCGCACGCCATGCCGCCGTTTCTCGGCCAGGGTGGCTGCCAGGCGCTGGAAGACGCCGTCGTCCTCGCGGCCGCCTGCGCTGGTTCGTCCGCAGTGGACGAGGCACTGCGACGCTACGACACCGAACGGCGCCCACGCAGCCAGCGCGTCGCCCGCGCCTCACTCCGCGCGGGAGCCGCCGGTCCGTTGCTGCGCAACCCGATCGCCTGCGCGGCGCGCTCGGCTGCCCTCCGGCTCGCGCCGGCCACACTCACCGCGAGGACGGGCTCCTCGATCAACACCTGGCGGGCGCCCGCGTTGGCCACCGATCAGAGCTGA
- a CDS encoding SgcJ/EcaC family oxidoreductase — translation MTTQIQQDTVEAFLSRIADAWNAADATAYAREFTEDATYVIFLGDALRGRAEIESTHVDVLSKWQRGTKMLVKPVSVSMVDENTASVLTIGGIGAGEPVEYDKFQTFTLVRRDGRWQCAAFQNTEMSDRSRRQL, via the coding sequence ATGACCACGCAGATTCAGCAGGACACCGTCGAGGCCTTCCTTTCCCGGATCGCGGACGCCTGGAACGCGGCCGACGCGACCGCGTACGCGCGGGAGTTCACCGAGGACGCCACCTACGTGATCTTCCTGGGCGACGCGCTCCGCGGGCGCGCCGAGATCGAAAGCACCCACGTCGACGTGCTGAGCAAATGGCAGCGCGGCACAAAGATGCTCGTGAAGCCGGTCTCGGTCAGCATGGTCGACGAAAACACCGCCTCGGTGCTCACGATCGGCGGCATCGGCGCCGGCGAACCCGTCGAGTACGACAAGTTCCAGACGTTCACCCTCGTGCGGCGGGACGGACGGTGGCAGTGTGCCGCCTTCCAGAACACCGAGATGAGCGACCGGTCCCGGCGTCAGCTCTGA
- a CDS encoding PadR family transcriptional regulator has protein sequence MAARNRGNPLALAALICLYERPMHPYEVATTLRQRNKHESVRLNYGSLYAVFGSLEKRGLISEAEVTREGRLPERTVYELTGAGLAEIHDWMAELVGVPRKEYPDFEAALALLVALPPDQVLALLRERADRLEVGISQSHAAGEVLRKQQVPRLLRVETEFHTALLDAELAFVRRLADELESGSLEGLDWWRTVHGDGPVAPPVPRSSTEERT, from the coding sequence ATGGCAGCCCGGAACCGCGGCAATCCGCTGGCGCTCGCGGCGCTGATCTGTCTCTACGAGCGGCCCATGCATCCCTACGAGGTGGCCACCACGTTGCGGCAGCGCAACAAGCACGAGAGCGTCCGGCTCAACTACGGGTCGCTCTACGCGGTGTTCGGTTCGCTGGAGAAGCGGGGGCTGATCTCCGAAGCGGAGGTCACCAGGGAAGGGCGGCTGCCGGAGCGCACCGTCTACGAGCTGACCGGGGCCGGGCTGGCCGAGATCCACGACTGGATGGCCGAGCTGGTCGGCGTCCCGCGGAAGGAGTATCCGGATTTCGAGGCCGCGCTGGCATTGCTGGTCGCGTTGCCGCCGGATCAGGTGCTTGCCCTGCTTCGCGAACGCGCGGACCGGCTGGAGGTCGGCATCAGCCAGTCGCACGCTGCCGGCGAGGTGCTCCGGAAGCAGCAGGTGCCGAGGCTGCTCCGGGTCGAGACCGAGTTCCACACCGCGCTGCTCGACGCCGAGCTGGCGTTCGTGCGCCGCCTCGCCGACGAGCTCGAGTCCGGCTCCCTGGAGGGGCTCGACTGGTGGCGGACGGTGCACGGCGACGGCCCGGTCGCCCCGCCGGTGCCGCGATCATCCACGGAGGAACGAACATGA
- a CDS encoding response regulator — translation MIRVLLADDEAMIRAGVAAILAADQEIEVVAEAGDGRAAVELTRANRPDVVLLDIRMPDLDGLAAAEEIRRILPDTGVLMLTTFGEDAYIERALGLGASGFLLKAGDPRELLAGVHAVADGAAFLSPKVAHRVITQLSGDRLGRAAAARDRVAVLTPREREVLTLLADGLSNADIAGRIHVVEGTVKAHVSTILTRLAVRNRVQAAITAYEAGLV, via the coding sequence GTGATCCGGGTACTGCTGGCCGACGACGAGGCGATGATCCGGGCCGGAGTCGCGGCCATCCTCGCCGCCGACCAGGAGATCGAGGTGGTCGCCGAAGCCGGTGACGGCCGTGCGGCGGTGGAACTGACCCGGGCGAACCGGCCGGATGTCGTGCTGCTGGACATCCGCATGCCCGACCTGGACGGGCTCGCCGCGGCCGAGGAGATCCGGCGGATCCTGCCGGACACCGGTGTGCTCATGCTGACCACCTTCGGTGAGGACGCCTACATCGAACGCGCCCTCGGGCTGGGCGCGAGCGGATTCCTGCTCAAGGCGGGCGATCCGCGCGAACTGCTCGCCGGAGTGCACGCGGTGGCCGACGGCGCGGCGTTCTTGTCGCCGAAGGTGGCGCACCGCGTCATCACGCAGTTGTCCGGCGACCGACTGGGACGTGCGGCGGCCGCCAGGGACCGGGTCGCGGTGCTGACGCCCCGGGAACGCGAAGTCCTCACCCTGCTCGCCGACGGACTGTCCAATGCGGACATAGCCGGTCGCATCCACGTGGTGGAAGGCACGGTGAAAGCCCACGTGAGCACGATTCTGACCCGGCTGGCCGTCCGCAACCGCGTCCAGGCGGCGATCACCGCGTACGAGGCCGGCCTGGTGTGA
- a CDS encoding sensor histidine kinase, whose protein sequence is MKEAARRRWRVTFAVALWVVLCLLVVVDTTSGPDHRTLELVYGLASVTVAVATARRWPAVSFAVTVATSPVVSLGWTAKVAVWEFFLMVVLGYLAGLRMPRVRAAAVICSVTALAGIPPAVFLPEGFDAWGTMLGVLAFAGVAPFLLGRYVRLRKELAQAGWRRAEEMESRYRLVARETRLRERARIASDMHDSLGHELSLIAVRAAALEVAAGLGDEQRGAAGQLRSGAAQATERLREIIGVLREDAAPVEPVQGDVAELVDRARASGIGIEARLETLADAPPMVARAVYRVAQEGLTNAAKHAPGAAVTVTVTSSAETTEVLVCNAAPPAGPLPGRSGRQGLIGLRERVRLVGGTLRAAPADGGFEVVARLPHAAAPAPEPGDDEVVGQAARERALARRDVRRSLVQAIVVPLVLFGVILGATGVGFLVQWSESELPDSAYARIEPGQPREAFAALLPSRQRSSLPLINEPPRPRGTTCEYYGTERSWLNLNKAAHRLCFAGDRLVTKDSYSEDEP, encoded by the coding sequence ATGAAGGAGGCGGCCCGGCGCAGGTGGCGCGTGACGTTCGCGGTCGCGCTGTGGGTGGTGCTCTGCCTGCTCGTGGTCGTCGACACGACCAGCGGCCCGGACCATCGGACGCTGGAGCTGGTCTACGGGCTCGCCTCGGTGACCGTGGCGGTGGCGACCGCGCGCCGGTGGCCGGCGGTGTCCTTCGCGGTGACCGTGGCGACGTCGCCGGTCGTCTCGCTGGGCTGGACCGCGAAGGTGGCCGTCTGGGAGTTCTTCCTGATGGTCGTCCTCGGCTATTTGGCCGGGTTGCGGATGCCCCGGGTGCGTGCGGCGGCGGTGATCTGTTCCGTGACCGCGCTGGCCGGGATACCGCCGGCGGTGTTCCTGCCCGAGGGGTTCGACGCCTGGGGCACGATGCTCGGCGTGCTCGCGTTCGCCGGCGTGGCGCCGTTCCTGCTCGGACGGTACGTCCGGCTGCGGAAGGAGCTGGCCCAGGCGGGCTGGCGGCGGGCCGAGGAGATGGAGAGCCGCTACCGCCTCGTGGCCCGCGAGACGCGGTTGCGGGAACGGGCCCGGATCGCCAGCGACATGCACGATTCGCTGGGCCACGAGTTGAGCCTGATCGCGGTGCGAGCCGCCGCGCTGGAGGTGGCGGCCGGGCTCGGCGACGAGCAGCGCGGCGCCGCCGGGCAGCTGCGGTCCGGTGCGGCACAGGCGACCGAGCGGCTGCGCGAGATCATCGGGGTGCTGCGCGAGGACGCGGCACCGGTCGAGCCCGTGCAGGGCGACGTGGCCGAGCTGGTCGACCGGGCGCGTGCCTCGGGAATCGGGATCGAGGCGCGGCTGGAGACCCTCGCCGATGCCCCGCCGATGGTCGCTCGCGCGGTCTACCGCGTGGCGCAGGAGGGACTGACGAACGCGGCGAAGCACGCACCGGGCGCGGCGGTCACGGTGACTGTGACGAGTTCCGCGGAGACCACCGAAGTGCTCGTGTGCAACGCCGCGCCGCCGGCCGGGCCGTTGCCCGGCCGGTCGGGTCGCCAGGGACTCATCGGCCTGCGGGAGCGAGTGCGGCTGGTCGGTGGCACGCTGCGGGCCGCGCCGGCGGACGGCGGCTTCGAGGTCGTGGCGCGGCTGCCGCACGCCGCGGCGCCGGCTCCGGAACCGGGCGACGACGAGGTGGTCGGTCAGGCCGCGCGGGAACGCGCGCTCGCCCGCCGGGACGTGCGACGGAGCCTGGTGCAGGCGATCGTGGTTCCGCTGGTGCTGTTCGGCGTGATCCTGGGCGCGACCGGCGTGGGTTTCCTCGTGCAGTGGTCCGAGTCCGAGCTGCCTGATTCGGCGTACGCGCGGATCGAGCCCGGCCAGCCGCGCGAGGCGTTCGCTGCGTTGCTGCCGTCGCGGCAACGCAGTTCGCTCCCGCTGATCAACGAGCCGCCGCGCCCGCGCGGGACCACCTGCGAGTACTACGGCACCGAGCGGAGCTGGCTCAACCTGAACAAGGCGGCCCACCGGCTGTGTTTCGCCGGCGACCGCCTGGTGACCAAGGATTCCTACAGTGAGGACGAACCGTGA
- a CDS encoding inorganic phosphate transporter — MDFSLIVLVVIVAALAFDFTNGFHDTANAMATSIATGALKPRVAVAISAVLNLVGAFLSIEVAKTISGGIVDDAKVTPVVIFAGLIGAIVWNLVTWLVGLPSSSSHALFGGLIGATWIASGGDAVHFGKVVEKVLIPAVASPVVAGIVALVGTYLTYRIIAKARQDVVGKGFKTGQVLSASLVSLAHGTNDAQKTMGVITLALIAGGSLAPGSNPPVWVILCSGLAIALGTYLGGWRIIQTMGKKLTEIQTPQGFAAETSSAAVILASSHLGFALSTTHVTSGGIIGSGLGRKLAEVRWGVAGKMVVAWVLTLPAAAIVGAIAAAVSTRGSWGTVAVGAVGVLLAAGIWLASRRNPVNAGNITEPEAVEAAPAVA, encoded by the coding sequence ATGGACTTCTCTTTGATCGTCCTGGTGGTGATCGTCGCGGCGCTGGCGTTCGACTTCACCAACGGGTTTCACGATACGGCGAACGCGATGGCCACCTCCATCGCCACCGGTGCGTTGAAGCCCAGAGTCGCGGTCGCCATCTCCGCCGTGCTGAACCTGGTCGGCGCGTTCCTGTCCATCGAGGTCGCGAAGACGATCTCCGGGGGCATCGTGGACGACGCGAAGGTCACCCCGGTGGTGATCTTCGCGGGGTTGATCGGCGCGATCGTCTGGAACCTCGTCACGTGGCTGGTGGGGCTGCCGTCCAGCTCGTCGCACGCGTTGTTCGGCGGCCTGATCGGCGCCACCTGGATCGCGTCCGGCGGCGACGCCGTGCACTTCGGCAAGGTCGTCGAGAAGGTGCTGATCCCCGCGGTCGCGTCGCCGGTCGTGGCGGGGATCGTGGCGCTCGTCGGCACCTACCTCACCTACCGGATCATCGCGAAGGCGCGCCAGGACGTGGTGGGCAAGGGCTTCAAGACCGGTCAGGTCCTCTCGGCCAGCCTGGTCTCGCTCGCGCACGGCACCAATGACGCGCAGAAGACCATGGGCGTCATCACGCTGGCACTGATCGCCGGTGGCTCGCTCGCCCCCGGGTCGAACCCGCCGGTGTGGGTCATCCTGTGCTCCGGCCTCGCGATCGCGCTCGGCACCTACCTCGGTGGCTGGCGGATCATCCAGACCATGGGCAAGAAGCTCACCGAAATCCAGACGCCACAGGGTTTCGCGGCCGAGACCAGCTCCGCCGCAGTCATCCTCGCCTCGTCCCACCTTGGCTTCGCGCTGTCCACCACGCACGTCACGTCCGGCGGGATCATCGGCTCCGGCCTCGGCCGCAAGCTCGCGGAGGTGCGCTGGGGCGTCGCGGGCAAGATGGTCGTCGCGTGGGTGCTCACGCTGCCCGCGGCGGCGATCGTCGGCGCCATCGCCGCCGCGGTGTCCACGCGCGGGAGCTGGGGCACGGTCGCGGTCGGTGCGGTCGGCGTGCTGCTCGCGGCCGGTATCTGGCTGGCTTCGCGGCGGAACCCGGTGAACGCCGGCAACATCACCGAGCCGGAGGCCGTCGAGGCCGCCCCGGCCGTGGCCTGA